In Vigna angularis cultivar LongXiaoDou No.4 chromosome 8, ASM1680809v1, whole genome shotgun sequence, the DNA window CTTAAAAAGCCCCAAAAATGTATCTGCGTTCAAACTGATCAAATGTCACAGCTCAAAAATTACTAGAAAAAGGTATTATATTCATACATTCAGTCTCTCTTCCATTATAGTTTCCTTCTTATCTCCCTCTTCATTCTTTATCAAATTATCTATCGTATTTACCAGCTCTCTCTCTCTTTagcatctttttcttttataccaACCAAAAAATTCCATGAAAAAGGACACGGAGAAGGATAGAACCAGCTGGATCGCATAACTCCTAGTCCTAAAGCACATATTGCTATATCATCTAACAACTACAATCAACCCATATAAACAGCATCACTAAGCATAAATAAAGAATCTCCatcaataaaagtgaaaatttctGGCCACACGTTTAAATTGGGCGCAGGATAAAGTAATACTAAAAAATCCATTATTTTCTGTCTGTAAATACCTCTAAAATCGAACTGTTTAATCATGGAGGTATTGTTGAAATTATGTTGTATCGTGATCCTAAAGttaaaaaccaacaaaatcTACAAAACATGTACCTCACAGCTTGTccttgaatatttatttaaaataaatagataaaaaaatgaagtacCTAAAGTCATGTTCATCCTAAATCAGACTATCACATCTTCAGTTgcttagaagaagaaaaaattgaagtCGAGAGTGTTCGACTTTCAAAGTCTTCAGGTGCGGATCCATCACCTACCAACGGATTAGCGTAGTTTTTCTTCAACACACGAGATGATCGATAAAATCAGACACTTCAAATCGCCCAAGCAATGAAGAAAGCAATATTCGTaacatcttttttttctcaaatctcAAAAGCAAGAAGTACTCTAGAGCAACTTCCTATAATCACTAACATTGTTCCTTCTTCTAATAATCTCTGTCTCTATAACGCTATAACTACATGCAAGCGAAGCTTAATCTAATGCGCATCCTTACTGCCATCAACCAATCGAACAATCATTATTAAAGAAACAACAATGCATTTTTCGTCGGGTTTTGGACAAAACACAAGAGTAAGACATAAACGACGAAGAAACAGGTATCGAAATAGAAAGACCTTAAAGGAGACATCTAATTCAAAATACCTTGCCGAGAGTGTAAGCCAGAGCGGAGCCGGCGACACCAGCTCCGACAATTACGACATCAACTTCGCCGTCGCGCTTCGACTGTCTGCATTCTCCGGCGGCAGTGGTGATATTTTCGGCACACATAGCGGCATCGGTCTCCAACGAAGCGCAACATTTCTTCCCCGCGAAAACGAGATTGCGAATCGCAAATGCGCTCAGCGCGGCGCATATGATCCATCCAAACACGTAGGTGTCCAACATTTGGAGGAACCTCACGGAGACGACGGTGCGATGTTTTCGCTCTAGTTTCTCTCTGTAACTCGCTGGCCGCAACGAGGATTTCGAGAAAAAGCGTGTTTGCGTGCGTTACTTAAGAGAAGCGAGAGAAGTTTCAGGAAGGAACGAGGCTTTTATACGTAGGCAGGGTGGTGGCCATGGCACAGATCCTCTAGCTGTAACTGAAGAAGAAAATTCGAAAAAAGCATTTTTCACAGTAATTTGCACCCCTTCGGTAttagtaatatatttaatttaaattaatatattaaaattcaataaatatttaatttaaattatttttatttctatgtattttttaaaacaaaaaataaaaataaagcgATAATTTTTATGcattgaaaatgaaaacaattatttttctctcaaaataAATAGACCCTTAATATATGATAAAGAAACAATAAAGTTAAATGTGCATGAGATAAATTATTCTTTGGGATGAAAAGTCGTAATTTGCGCCTCCAAACttcttaaataagtttttttttctacattaCAAATAAggataaattttgatattaaacaCGACTAAAAGCGTTGCTTTGTAACATGATTTTAAACTagtgtaactttttttttttcaaatttaaaaaacttcaaactctttatttaattttgttaaaagaaCTAAGGAAAAAATGTGTTTTGTAATATGACTTcttgatataaattaaaagataaaaaacaaaattacacttatgtttgttttaaatgatgaatatgagaaaaaaatagatagATGAATTTTAGGAGATAAAAAGTGGATTgcagtattatttattttaggagATGAAGATGTGAAAGTGAAGAGatttaaagtaaattttgtaaaattttgtaaataattttattgatgtgatagataaaaTTGTTACactatatttttatctttatgatgattaaaattagtataaaataaaatataattattatttggttATTTATGGAGAATGTGACTGTATTAATTATTCTCACAAGAAAAATGTGAATAAATATTCTACTCTACATCCATCACCATGCTTATGCTTATTCATTGCCAACAAAATGCTTTCACAACGTTCAGTTCCTCAATTtactaaaagtaaaataaatttactttttaagatttactttttcttagataaaataaatttatgaataaatcTAAACCTCATattatttcttcaaattttgacacaacacattattaaaaaaaaaatcaacgtTAAATTTTTCACAAAGAGTGATACTCTCAACGTCATTCttattgtaaaaaagttatGTTTAGTGGCATTTTCAAACACTGTGTCTTGAATCTAAAATGATTTAGATTTATTGTATAAATGTGGTGCTCAACGATGTCACTAAGTGTCAAAGCATTTACAAAAAGTGAGACTCAACAAGTTTGTTGCTCAACGCTTAATGTTAAAATGCTCTCAAATATGTAACACAAATTAGTGTTTAACGCCACTATGGTACCGTTCAATGCCGTATAAGTTGACAATAGatgaattttgtaattttaagtGAAATTTGACTTGATCAATTGTTCAAGTTGATACTTTTTTGTTACTGCATTGAATCAAAAGAGttttaaacattaaaacttTTACTAATTTACTCAAATGTTCATATTCTAAATTCTCTCAATCACACAAGCAAGCACAAAAATCATGAACCAatcattcaatttaaaataatcatacaCACCAATGAAATTCATCAACATGTAAATCATCAAATTATCAAACTCACGCACACCAAAACAACTAGTTTTCCTTACTTAACCCAACAATTCACAACAAAACACTTTCAAACTTGCAGATGCTCTACCTTAGACATAGAAACATCACAAGAACGATCAATATATACCGTTATGATCACTGATAAAGAGAGACTCGACATGAAAGTGAAAAAAGACTTATATACAACAACACATAaccaaaaaaccaaaaaaaatggttgaaacTCGATTTACACAAACGACTGATTGGTCAAAAAGTGAAGAGTTCACTACAAATATCACTCACACTATATCATCTTTTGAATCAAATGAATAAATAGAAAGAATTTTGAGAACtctaaaaaagtaattttctaTATagattatatgttttaaaataattaaacttgttaatgacaaaactatttatattaaaaaatttaatattaaaataattgagtcaaACGGTTTTTAAACCACTtgtcatttataaaatatcatttttaaaatctttataaaagtggtatcaaattttataaaaaaattaagttatgttttattattattattattattatattatttcagttaatttttatgtcaaatctgtgacacccgggcacggagacgagggcggggagtgacgccggtgcaagaagcatggtgcagggggcacagacaaggagcggctcctgacagcttcgggtggaaggggtacatggacgaatcgaacatacaccggaatgagagggatctggagactgtgaaggtatgggactatacagttgaaggatagcttaaaagaattgatttggctactcatatcaccaaaaatgCATTTACTTTTCGGTGGCCTTACTCATAAGAACTctatggttaagcgtgcttagcctggagaaGTTTTCCCACAAACGGTTCACTAATTATAAATAGTTCACTAATTATagttaaagttattattttgatgaaatttatGAGAAGCATGGTGGTGGGTGGGTGTGTAATTTGGTAGTGGCACAAAATTACAAACTGACATTGTCCCTACGTTGTGGTCGCAATGGTGGCAGAAACATTGATGTAACACTAACACATGCCATATTTGGTTTGCGTAGGATCCACCATACAGTGAACGTGTTCTTTGGTACTCCACCACTACTACACACTTCACACTATCCTTAATTAGGTGAATTATGCAAATGATTTGTagctttaaatataattatgaaaatgattcataaatactaaaaatatgcatcaatattgatatatatatttagagaGAATAAAAGTGATAAGTTTATAGGTACGAATGGACAtgaatattgattttattattttataatatttttttttataaaatttcagccatatttttatatctatatctattaaatggatatatttttttttcacatccAAATTTTTACtacacaataaatataaatgtaattgtgctaacattttttattttttaatataaattaattaattttataaaaataaaataaaaatccgACAAATAAATCAAgatgttattataatatttaaataacaattgaataaaaatatataaaatattatctatgcataaataaaattgaatgacaatacaaatatttattaattttgtaaacactaaataaacaaattgataaagttaaaaaatatttataaaaagaaaataattatttaagtttaaacatatttaaaatatctccTTTATCCagatttatcttttttatataattgcaatataaaattacatttatgaaAACAATTAgtaataaaactaattatatcaaaaaaatctaatcaatattttatattataaaaatatacaataaataaaaatattaaaaatcaaataaaaatattaaatgtgtatagaaaatatttgatatatcattaaataaaattatatgaaaaacatggataatcaataatacattaaatgaaaattttcttacaTATCCAAACAAACgttttagatattaattttgttgaataattgagagataatgaaaaattattttaacaaaattattatttttaaataaaataaaatttaaagatcaaagacaataaataagatatatattttttatattaggtaataaataaagagtttatattattaaacacttattttattaaatacttattttatgaataataaataaaaatattaaaataagaaaaaaataaggatCATGAACTTTTGCTTCCACTTCATTTGTAAGTCTGAATATAAAGTATGTGTGTGCagtgaaataaatttttcatatgtAATATTAAGTATGtgattattgttttaaaaactaATCTATGATGCAACACGTTAAAAATGTTTGCCAATCATTAatgaatatttctttattttaaatttatatttaattaatattaatatcgTTTGATTACCTTACATGATAAGTGTACAATCTATTACCTAAACATGTTCATATAATCATACAAGTATTATTATCACGATATATTAAGATTTTCCATCTTTCACGAACTTGATTTAGTAATTTTCCATTTAGAAGAGATGCAATTAGAAAAAACAAGTGGAAATAAGACAAGGAgctatttgaatttgattgaactcataaaaagtaatataattcaattttaatttataaaaatattttttcatctaagcatgcaataaaaaataaaaacgaagAGTTGACACTAGAAATTAAATTGCACTTTGTTATTTATCAtcctataattttttataataataaaaataatgaaaaatatagaaatCCGCCGTCAAGTCAAAGATTATGCAAAGGAAATAATACTAAGGAAAATTTGTGTCTTGGTCTGTCCAAATCAGATTCCTTTTACAATGTGATGACAGCCAAAATCCAGCTGTTTAGGACCCACCAACCACATTAAGATCCAATTTTCTCTTATGgtataatatgttaataaatatctacattaatttttatttattatatcacTCCAAACAAATTCCAATTaagttaatttctttaattattaaatgCTTACTAATTATCCTTTTTTGACACTTTAATCAATGtggtgtattttattttaagcctgaaaaaaaaatcgaaattgactttcatttgatataaatgaaaatgcaaccagtatatatacaatttttgaaataaaatctcttatgctattttttttatataataaatacacTATTCTTCTGTATTAAGTtgtgaaatataattttcaacGATCCCAAAATTGTAATTTGACATTAAAACTTTTCTCCTTAACTGCTCTggacttatttttaattatggtACTAATACGAATTATTGATATGGAATATATATAATGACTAATATCATTAAAACCTTTGACCCACATTATGAATAATTAGTTGAAACTAATTTCTTAATTAGCAGCAAATTTCCTTTGTTTTAGTTTGGTTTCATTAATTTGACTATCTGATGTTTCTACGACGTGATTTCAGAGGGAAAATTTCCATCTTAGAACGTCAGGATTCATATGAACATGTTAAAAAGGTTAATCATTGTTAAATATAACATTGGGTTGACCTATAAATATCAACACTGAAATGGTtctaaatttttcatatattttcctTCATTTAGTCAAAAAAATTCGTACactaattacatattaaaaattcaaaaataaaaatactaaggTTATAAAAAGAAACTTATGAAACGgattatatttttaacctaTATGATTCAGTTTTAATGGACCGACGTTAAAATAAACCATAAAGTAACTgaccaaatttattttttggcACCTTACGTATTATCACAAATCATGCATGTTAGCATGGTCAATGCTGTATAAAGacagatgaaagaaaaaaaaaactattcttCATATGCTACTTACGATGAAGACAATGTCGTACATACTCCACCTAGCTGTTTGAGGTATCAACATGCAAATTAAGAACATAATTAAGTATTTGTCTATGTACCTTTTCTCATTTGATGTTCATTACTGCCTTTTAAAGTTGATTAATTAacctttaaattttaatagaatgtgaattcattaaaaaaaatcaatatacatTTCTAAATactatttctttatataatatgCATTATCTGTtattagtaaaaattatttagtaaataaaaatgaaatgaatttttttaatttgtaataaatattgGGAGGCAAGTTTTagaagtgaaaaagaaaaaatgtattttccAGCTATAAATTGGCACCATCACATATCTCTCCATGCGTCATCGTGTGTTCGCTTAAACccccaagaaaacaaaaaactcaCAGACAACACTCTAATGAAACAGAaccagagagagagagagagagaggcaGCAGTGAAATTGTAACATAACACAACATCATTGTCTTCTCTTCGTACACTGCAACAACTACTGCATACATGTCTTAGAAAAACCATCCACGTTTGAAGAGGTCGTTCAGTTTCACTTTTGGTTTCATCGGTAACAATGGATCCTTGCCCCTTCGTGCGTCTTATGGTAGACTCTCTCGCTCTAAACCTTCCCTCCGCCACCAAGGCCCCACCAATTTCCGGCGTCCACCCTTCCACCACCCCATGCTTCTGCAAAATCCGCACCACCAACTTCCCCTCCCAAACCGCGCTTCTCCCCCTctctccctcttcctcctccgCTCCCGACGCCGTCACAGCCGCCCCCGGCTTCCACCTAGACTCCGCAACCCTCCGCCGTCCCATCTCCCTCCGTCTCGCCGTCTACTCCGGCAGCACAGCCCGTGCCTGCGGCGTCTCCGCCGCCAAGCTCCTCGGCCGCCTCACCCTCACCCTCGACCTCACTTCCGCTCGGGACCGCCCCATCACCTTCCACAGCGGCTGGCTCAGCCTCCGCAGGAACAAAACCGGCTCCGACCCCAACCGAAAGCCCTCGATTCGGCTCCACATGGCGGTCCGGTCTGAACCGGATCCGCGGTTCGTGTTCCAGTTCGGCGGCGAACCGGAGTGTAGTCCGGTGGTTTTCCAGATTCAAGAGAATAATATCAGACAGCCTGTCTTCAGTTGTAAGTTCAGCGCTGATCGTAACTCAAGATCGAGGTGAGTGCTTCTtctattttttacaataataataataaatgataataataataataataataataataataataataataataaaattaataataataatatggtGCATTTTAGTTTTCAATCACTCTTCTGCTACTCTGTGCTATAGTTGTTTAATCAACCAACGACTCTAACACACACACTTCATCTTTTTCACCTTTTtccatttacatattttaaaaattaaatatttttataatttccgCCGAGTTTTGCAAAGATAAATAGAGGTTACAGGTTAAAcatgtgaaataaaaaaaaattgtttcaattttttctttcttcttcatgtttTGATTAGAGGTCAGGTCGTTAAACTTCGAACTTAGtccacatttttttattttaaccaaacttatttacaaaatttgtatttttgagGTTGTTCTTCAATTAAAGTTCAATCATACCGAACTTTATTACAAACTTTTATCATaaagttcaatttttaattgaaaagtgAAACAAAGTACTTGAGAGACCGGACCTAATTAAGTTGTGGCCGGTTTAGATTATCGTTTAAGCTTCATTACCATGTTGTAACTTTATCGAATTTTAATAGTACTTTAAAATTCAGATTTAATAACTGAAATTGTAACTGTTTTGGGATGTAAAAagtgtatatattttgttcaattCAATTATTTGGAATTCTATTGTTTAggatttttttcttatatccATATTAAATATCACGAGGGCTTGTGTTTTTCtattagtaaatattaaaaaaaatataaaaacattaacaaTGAAGATTAATTCAGTAGattgttaatataatttttaaaaagtcaaCTAAACTAACTGCTTACGCTTTAGtccaaaaaataaagaatttagaTTTTTCATTGGTTTTTCctgagttttaaaatatattgatgaaCACTATagtcaatatattttaaaaaaatcaacatttagttccaaaaataaataatttaaattttcaattaagtttttctgttttgttttaaaatatattgatgaacaataattttaatgttttaaaatatattaaaaatatttttaaaatattaacttttttaatgttaattttaatgcATCACCAAAATAATCCAGCACAGAATCTGAAGTAAAAAGGAAGCATGCATGGGTTTGAGAAATAGAAAGCTAATAATGGGTGACATGTGAATTTGTGTGGTTATGGGAAAGTTTTGTGATGCAAGGATTATCGGTGTGGGTTGGCAAAGTTATGAGAGGTGGGTCTAATATGTTTGGTTAATTATAGTAATGAATTAAGGTGAGGTTAGGCATCTGGGCTGGCTGGTTTGTCCATATCTATGGAGTTTCTACCTAACCATTACCacattctttctctcttctctctctctctctcacctTATTCACCTCATTCATGTTCAtgcttcttctctctttcttacctttcttctttctttcacttTCTCCTCAAGCTAGAATTAACTAACTGTTTGACAAGTTTAAATTAAGTTTTCCCTGCATGTGCCTGTTTGGTCAAACAGACAGCATAGATTTTCCAAACTGTGAAACTAAACAGCCATGGATTCCCTCCCATGTGCCACTGATCTGCCTGCAGTCTCAATATCTCATAATTTAGTATCCTACCACGTTTGACAGTTTTATTAGGTTGTTTCTTGTCTtactaaatttattatgtttttcagtTTAATTATACTTCCTAACCAGTCATGAACAGTatatccttttattttcttcaggcATTAGTATCTGATATTGATGCCACAAGATATTGTGCCTTTTGACTATTCAAATCTTTAGAAAAGTAATGACAATTTGATTAGATTACACATGATATGATATGTATAAACATGtgctataaaaatataaaaacaagatacattaaatgttttgtttgttaCTGTTGGAAATTCAGGTCTCTACCTTCAGATTTCGGCAACAATCTCAGCAGATGGAGGAGAACCTTGAAGGGTGTTAGAGAGCGTCATGGGAGGGAGAGAAAGGGTTGGATGGTGACGATCCATGATCTCTCTGGCTCACCGGTTGCTGCTGCTTCCATGATCACCCCGTTTGTTCCTTCACCCGGTTCAGATAGAGTGTCAAGATCAAACCCAGGTGCATGGCTCATTCTGCGGCCCAACGGTGCCTCGGTGAGTAGCTGGAAACCATGGGGTCGACTAGAAGCATGGCGAGAGAGAGGTCCCGTAGATGGGTTGGGCTACAAGTTCGAGCTTGTTGCTGAGAATGGACCCGTACCTATCGCTGAGGCCACAATGAATGTGAAAAAGGGTGGCCAATTCTGCATTGACTACAAAGTGATGAAGGATTCAGGGTTGAGTTCAAGGTTACCGGGAAAAGGGTTTGTGATGGGTTCTACTGTTGAAGGTGAAGGCAAAGTGAGCAAACCTCTGGTGCAAGTTGGAGCACAGCACGTGACGTGCATGGCTGATGCTGCTTTGTTCATTGCACTCTCTGCTGCCATTGATCTTAGCATGGATGCATGCCAGCTCTTTTCGCATAAACTCAGGAAAGAGCTTTGTCATGAAGAACATGTTTCTTTTCCCTAGTCAAACATTAAACTGTGTTTGTGTTCCTTAAATTATGTGGTACCATCTGCTGCAGTGATAGCCAATGTGAAAACTTTGGTTTGAGCTTGCAGCTTGGACCGATTCTTGTTTTGTCGTGTTTGAGTTTTCTAATTAGAAGGTGATTTTAGCAGCATTTTTTGCACTGAGCTGTACAGACAAACAAACAGCAGGCAAATGTCTGcttatatatattcaaatttttatttatttatccaaatagtattattaatatttaatttttaagtcaGTTCTTTGATACTTATTATTACCTctaattaaatcatattaaataagaaattcaACATTTTCCATctaatattttagtgaaaatttaaaaagaatgtaTATATCAAACactctttaaaatataaattaacaaaagttTTTTAATCCAATTAGATTTAATTTTGATGAGGGATTAAGTCGCAAAAACTCAAAAAGTCAGCCTAGTTCATGTGTTTGTTTTCtgcaaaagtttatttttaaatataatataattttagaaagttaaaaaaaaacaaattaggaTCAAGTTTTTGTAAGCCCATAAAACTCAGCCCGATGCGAACGAAGGGGAATTATAGTTCCATTCAGTTGCATTCTAAAAaccaattttttctttctcccttttattttatatatagaaaaaggaaaaagaaagtagTCGCCGGCTACCGGATCCCTTCAGCGGCCTATCTGTTTTCCGGTGATGGATTCCGGCGTGTGGCTGCTGTCCCTGCTGGTGGCCCTCTCAACGGTCAGCCACATTCGGTCGGAGCCGATCCTGAGGTTGCCGTCGGAGAAGGCAATCTCGAGCGATTACTGCGACAGCTGGAGGCTGGCGGTGGAGACGAACAACGCGGGGGCGTGGGAGCGCGTGCCGGTGAATTGCGTGGATTTCGTGGCCGAGTACATGACCGGAGAGCGGTACCGGAGGGACTGCGAAGTTGTTGGGAATTTGTCGTTGGCGTTCGCGAGGAGCGTGAGGATGGTCGGAGACGGAAGAGACGCGTGGGTGTTCGACATCGACGAGACGCTCCTCTCCAACGTGCCTTACTATCAAGAAATTGGATTCGGGTAAGCGATGATTATGCTGATTGGTTTTAGAGTTTTGCGTTTTGTAGCCCTAGGATTTTGATTGGAATGTGTTTGTCCTGAACCTCATTAGGCTCCAAATGCTTGCTAACCATTGTTGAAACAATTTATCGTATAGTAATTATTGAATACAAATACAATGCAGCTTTATAGGATACTTTTCTAGAGAAAACAGTACATTTTCTAACCTACtcttttaaataactttttcatgAAATAATGGTACAATAGGCTATCGAAGTTTGTTGATATACTCCAATTGCATCTACTGTAGTCAATATGGATGATCTGTCCAATTGACACGTATGAAAGAATCAATGTTGGATCTGTCCAATTGGATCTCTGGGCATGCATGTGAACATTAGTTGTTGAAGGTCTATAGAATGTCCATTTTTATGAAATCTTAGACTtacaaaaaacatgtttattaaaataagagcTCGTTATTGTAAAAAATGAGAATTATAAATTCGGACTGAACTGTCATATAAATCCAAATTTCTGTCTTGGGTTGAAAGTTctgcatgaatttttttttgaagtttttttacCAGAAGCAAGAAAAAGACAAAGGGGATGGGTAGTGTGATGTTTATCTTGAATGGGTAGGTCAATGACATGAAGAAGAGGCAGGGGTAGCTCAAAGTATGATGCAATGCCATTGTTATACGCCTATATGCCAGCTgtaattgttttattctttgGTAGTGCAATTCTTATGCCCTGTCCaatgtaattataatataaattgcaTTAGCTTacccaaaaaatatataaatttatttattatatttaaattgttccATTTAGCCGAAAGAAAATGGTttactagataaaaaaattgtttgaggCTTAATTATTTGACCAAATAGTATAGATGGATGATCATTgtattaaataagtttttattatctAGTTATTTATGTGCAAGTCACTTTTATACTTGGAGTAGAAACAAGATTAAATTGATGTATATAATTATGGTCAAGCGTATGTTTGCATTACAATTTGTATAATACCTATTTGGATTAAAATTTGATCTTATGTTTGGGTTAAAATTAAGTTTGTAAACCAAGTTTACAAGATTACCCTAAGTCTTCTATTAAACTGAGATTTAAGGCAAAATTTTAGTGTACAAACATACTTTTAAGAGTAACCAGATATTTTTCAAAGTTGTTTTTCCTTTCTAAACTGAATTTGGAACAATCCAAACTTAAAACCACATAGGCTAAATTGTTTTcatatcatatttaaaaaaaattaaattaaacaagtgtttattttatttgttaagtCTAAATAGCTgtaaat includes these proteins:
- the LOC108343864 gene encoding uncharacterized protein LOC108343864; its protein translation is MDPCPFVRLMVDSLALNLPSATKAPPISGVHPSTTPCFCKIRTTNFPSQTALLPLSPSSSSAPDAVTAAPGFHLDSATLRRPISLRLAVYSGSTARACGVSAAKLLGRLTLTLDLTSARDRPITFHSGWLSLRRNKTGSDPNRKPSIRLHMAVRSEPDPRFVFQFGGEPECSPVVFQIQENNIRQPVFSCKFSADRNSRSRSLPSDFGNNLSRWRRTLKGVRERHGRERKGWMVTIHDLSGSPVAAASMITPFVPSPGSDRVSRSNPGAWLILRPNGASVSSWKPWGRLEAWRERGPVDGLGYKFELVAENGPVPIAEATMNVKKGGQFCIDYKVMKDSGLSSRLPGKGFVMGSTVEGEGKVSKPLVQVGAQHVTCMADAALFIALSAAIDLSMDACQLFSHKLRKELCHEEHVSFP